Proteins encoded by one window of Candidatus Methylomirabilota bacterium:
- a CDS encoding molybdopterin-dependent oxidoreductase, with translation MTRRDLLRSMAAAAAISAAEAMFPGILFGAAGSPGTGAAEMTPSDGGVTWRKTPCRFCGVGCGLLVGVSNDRAVAVKGDPASPVNRGLCCVKGYHSVMALYGKDRLTRAMVRKDGKLVPVPMKEALDLIASKMAETIKAHGKDAVAMYGSGQWTIPDGYVASKLMKGAIGTNNLEANARLCMASAVTGFMTSFGLDEPMGCYDDIDHADVFVLWGNNMAEMHPVLFSRLLERRLKNPAVKIIDLATRWTRTSMAADRSILFKPQTDLAIANAICHEIIRTDAVHEVFVRDHVSFHEGKTHIGYGLEDKFTFKDEPKTIDLARYRELLADYSVEKVEALSGVPARELRYLASLYADPKKKVMSLWCMGFNQHTRGTWINNLVYNIHLLVGKIATPGNSPFSLTGQPSACGTVREVGTLTQRLPHGDVTEEKARKLAAEIWGVPVERIAAKPTYHTVEMFRAVDRGDIRFLWIQVTNPMVTMPKLRRYRDGLRKDDRFIVVSDVYPTPTTDVADVILPSAFWIEREGMWGNSERRTQHFERMLPPPGEAMSDTWQMIEVARRLGFEKLFPWSEATHIQEIWKEYRRFQAGPEHEMAPYEELRRRPGVMWPFVNGKETKWRYNGQYDPAAKAPFDFYGKPDHRAWIWFRPYEAPPEVPDAQYPFWLNTGRVLEHWHTGSLTRRIPVLHQAVPAAYVEVHPNDARRLNIVNGGRVRLTSRRGTLILPAQIDGRARPPEGQVFVPFFDESYLINELTLDAFCPISGQPDYKKCAVRLERA, from the coding sequence ATGACCCGGCGTGACCTGCTCAGGTCCATGGCGGCCGCCGCCGCGATCAGCGCGGCCGAGGCCATGTTCCCGGGCATCCTGTTCGGCGCGGCCGGCAGCCCGGGGACGGGCGCGGCGGAGATGACCCCGTCCGACGGCGGCGTCACCTGGCGGAAGACGCCGTGCCGCTTCTGCGGCGTCGGTTGCGGGCTCCTGGTGGGCGTCAGCAACGACCGGGCGGTCGCGGTGAAGGGCGACCCCGCGAGCCCGGTGAACCGAGGCCTGTGCTGCGTGAAGGGCTACCACTCGGTGATGGCCCTCTACGGGAAGGACCGCCTCACCCGGGCGATGGTGCGGAAGGACGGCAAGCTGGTCCCGGTGCCCATGAAGGAGGCCCTCGACCTGATCGCGTCGAAGATGGCCGAGACCATCAAGGCCCACGGCAAGGACGCGGTGGCCATGTACGGGTCGGGGCAGTGGACCATCCCCGACGGGTACGTGGCCTCCAAGCTCATGAAGGGCGCGATCGGCACCAACAACCTCGAGGCCAACGCGCGCCTGTGCATGGCCAGCGCGGTCACCGGCTTCATGACCAGCTTCGGCCTCGACGAGCCCATGGGCTGCTACGACGACATCGACCACGCCGACGTGTTCGTGCTGTGGGGCAACAACATGGCCGAGATGCACCCGGTGCTCTTCTCCCGCCTGCTGGAGCGGCGCCTCAAGAATCCCGCGGTGAAGATCATCGACCTGGCCACCCGCTGGACCCGGACCAGCATGGCCGCCGACCGGTCCATCCTCTTCAAGCCCCAGACCGACCTGGCCATCGCCAACGCGATCTGCCACGAGATCATCCGCACCGACGCGGTGCACGAGGTCTTCGTGCGCGACCACGTGTCGTTCCACGAGGGCAAGACCCACATCGGCTACGGGCTCGAGGACAAGTTCACCTTCAAGGACGAGCCGAAGACGATCGACCTCGCGCGCTATCGCGAGCTGCTCGCCGACTACTCGGTGGAGAAGGTGGAGGCGCTCTCCGGGGTGCCCGCGCGCGAGCTGCGCTACCTGGCCTCCCTCTACGCCGACCCCAAGAAGAAGGTGATGAGCCTCTGGTGCATGGGGTTCAACCAGCACACGCGCGGGACGTGGATCAACAACCTCGTCTACAACATCCACCTGCTGGTGGGAAAGATCGCCACCCCGGGCAACAGCCCGTTCTCCCTGACCGGCCAGCCGAGCGCCTGCGGGACCGTGCGCGAGGTGGGCACGCTCACCCAGCGCCTGCCCCACGGCGACGTCACCGAGGAGAAGGCGCGCAAGCTGGCCGCCGAGATCTGGGGCGTGCCGGTGGAGCGCATCGCGGCCAAGCCGACCTACCACACGGTGGAGATGTTCCGCGCGGTGGACCGGGGGGACATCCGCTTCCTGTGGATCCAGGTGACCAATCCGATGGTGACGATGCCGAAGCTCCGCCGCTACCGCGACGGGCTCCGCAAGGACGACCGGTTCATCGTGGTCTCCGACGTCTACCCCACGCCCACCACCGACGTGGCGGACGTGATCCTGCCCTCCGCATTCTGGATCGAGCGCGAGGGCATGTGGGGCAACTCGGAGCGGCGGACGCAGCATTTCGAGCGGATGCTGCCGCCGCCCGGCGAGGCCATGAGCGATACCTGGCAGATGATCGAGGTGGCGCGGCGCCTGGGCTTCGAGAAGCTCTTCCCCTGGAGCGAGGCGACGCACATCCAGGAGATCTGGAAGGAGTACCGGCGGTTCCAGGCCGGTCCCGAGCACGAGATGGCGCCCTACGAGGAGCTCCGGCGCCGGCCCGGCGTCATGTGGCCCTTCGTGAACGGCAAGGAGACGAAGTGGCGCTACAACGGCCAGTACGATCCCGCCGCGAAAGCCCCCTTCGACTTCTACGGCAAGCCCGACCACCGCGCGTGGATCTGGTTCCGGCCCTACGAAGCGCCGCCCGAGGTGCCGGATGCCCAGTACCCGTTCTGGCTGAACACCGGCCGCGTGCTCGAGCACTGGCACACCGGCTCGCTCACCCGGCGCATCCCCGTGCTCCACCAGGCGGTGCCCGCGGCGTACGTGGAGGTGCATCCGAACGACGCCCGGCGGCTCAACATCGTCAACGGCGGGCGGGTGCGCCTGACCTCCAGAAGAGGGACGTTGATCTTGCCCGCGCAGATCGACGGCCGCGCGCGGCCGCCGGAGGGGCAGGTGTTCGTGCCGTTCTTCGACGAGTCGTACCTGATCAACGAATTGACGCTGGACGCCTTCTGCCCGATCTCGGGCCAGCCCGACTACAAGAAGTGCGCGGTCCGGCTGGAGCGAGCCTGA
- a CDS encoding cytochrome c3 family protein has product MDRSRYFLIGLAVLLMAALVAVVGQSLTAGREPARVMPVVAAPTPTLPTEAGMYARVSRAAEYASMPTEPNRRRTLAVYYARRAYPGAPPAIPHPVDEREAFGKACLSCHGSGGWAPRFEAYAPVTPHPEMMSCRQCHVPLTPGGEGRARGPEAVRGSVSDWQTFAPPRLHGSAMPGSPPPIPHALQMRENCRACHAGPGAVSGLRTTHPERVTCRQCHALAAPPAEAFARAPERASR; this is encoded by the coding sequence GTGGACCGCTCGCGCTACTTCCTGATCGGGCTGGCCGTGCTCCTGATGGCGGCGCTGGTCGCCGTCGTCGGCCAGAGCCTCACTGCCGGCCGCGAGCCCGCGCGCGTGATGCCGGTGGTCGCCGCGCCCACGCCCACGCTGCCGACCGAAGCCGGCATGTACGCGCGCGTGTCCCGCGCGGCCGAGTACGCCTCCATGCCCACTGAGCCGAATCGGCGGCGTACCCTCGCGGTGTACTACGCACGGCGCGCGTATCCGGGGGCGCCGCCGGCGATTCCTCACCCGGTGGACGAGCGCGAGGCGTTCGGCAAGGCGTGCCTGTCGTGTCACGGCAGCGGCGGGTGGGCGCCCCGCTTCGAGGCCTACGCGCCGGTCACCCCGCACCCCGAGATGATGTCCTGCCGCCAGTGCCACGTGCCCCTCACCCCGGGCGGGGAGGGCAGGGCGAGGGGCCCCGAAGCCGTGCGCGGCTCCGTCAGCGACTGGCAGACGTTCGCCCCGCCGCGGCTCCACGGCTCGGCGATGCCCGGCAGCCCGCCCCCGATCCCGCACGCGCTCCAGATGCGCGAGAACTGCCGCGCGTGCCACGCCGGCCCCGGGGCGGTGTCCGGGCTGCGCACCACGCATCCCGAGCGCGTGACCTGCCGGCAGTGTCACGCCCTCGCCGCGCCACCCGCCGAGGCGTTCGCGCGCGCGCCGGAGAGGGCCTCGCGATGA
- a CDS encoding cytochrome C: MRAGLLVAAALLLAACQQEPVSPPVLKIIEHAEAPNSNAGLSSERFIGAGARVEVTGYPDHLRFHALARTPVIEKYPCATCHTMPIERMRGAAGGPRRAHWDVTLDHAPPAVMSCATCHALDAPDRLHTLEHRPVDFDHAYQVCAQCHSRQASDWAAGAHGKRVAGWAPPRVVYACAQCHNPHHPRWDTRWPAVGGRPQ; the protein is encoded by the coding sequence ATGAGGGCCGGACTGCTCGTCGCGGCGGCCCTGCTGCTCGCGGCATGCCAGCAGGAGCCGGTGAGCCCGCCGGTGCTGAAGATCATCGAGCACGCCGAGGCGCCCAACTCGAACGCGGGGCTCAGCAGCGAGCGCTTCATCGGCGCCGGCGCCCGCGTGGAGGTCACCGGCTATCCCGATCACCTGCGCTTCCACGCCCTCGCGCGGACGCCGGTCATCGAGAAGTACCCGTGCGCCACGTGCCACACGATGCCGATCGAGCGGATGCGGGGCGCGGCCGGCGGGCCGCGGCGGGCCCACTGGGACGTCACGCTCGACCACGCGCCGCCGGCGGTGATGTCGTGTGCCACGTGCCATGCCCTCGACGCGCCGGACCGCCTCCACACGCTCGAGCATCGCCCGGTGGATTTCGACCACGCCTACCAGGTGTGCGCGCAGTGCCACAGCCGCCAGGCCAGCGACTGGGCGGCCGGCGCCCACGGCAAGCGCGTGGCCGGCTGGGCCCCGCCGCGCGTGGTGTACGCGTGCGCGCAGTGCCACAACCCGCATCACCCGCGCTGGGACACGCGATGGCCCGCGGTGGGGGGGAGGCCGCAATGA